The DNA window GCTTCAAAACAAGGAATAGCGACCGCACGTTGCCCGGGGTGTTCAGTCCCGCATCGTCAGGGCGGCGCGGATCAGCGCGGCCGCGTCGGCCGGGCGCGCACCCACCTCCAACCGGAAGGTCGGCACCGCATTGACCAGCCCGGCGATGGTCGCCAACCGGCGTTTTTGCATCGGCGGCAGTCCGGTCATGCCGGTGCGGACATTGTCCACTGCCAGCGCCACCATTGCGTCCGTCCCGGCCATGGCAATGAGCCGGGTCTGGCTGTCGGCGGAGCGCGCCAGGTGCAGAAGGGCCGCCACCGGCCGGGCGGACGCGTTTTCGACCCGCACGATCCCGGCCAGCCTTTCAAGCGAGACGGGCTGCTCGCCGTTGCGATCCCAGGTCTGGCCAAGGCATGGCGCCACCTGCGGGATCATCTGCGCAGTGTTTTGATGGATCTTGACGGCGCGCGGCAAACCCCAGGCCACGACCTTGCCCGAACCGACATTCACGATCATGGCGTCGTCGGAGCAGAGGCCAAAGCCCTGTGTTGCCAGCGCCAGAGACGTCGTGGTCTTGCCGGTGCCGCTCGGGGCGTGGATCAGCACCACCGCATCGTGGTCAGGCAGGGTCAGCCCGGCCGTGTGCAGCATATGCTGACCACCGGCGTCGAGCGCGGCGTCGAGCACCAGCATCGACGGCGTCCAGGCAGCTTTCGCTCCGGGGCGAATCCGGAGTTCGGCCCAACCCTCCCCGCCATTGATCACAACGGTCTGACGCCCGGGAAAGACCAGATGGATGGTGCCGCCGTCCTCGATCATCCGGCAAGAGCCGTCCTCCGGCACCTCGCCATCGAAGACGAGCGATCCGTGGGGTGTCTCATCCAGGGTCTCTGTTTCGATGATCTCAAGACGAAATCCCGGCTCGACCGGTTCCGCGATACGCAAGCCGGCGAGCATCCGGTCGAAATCCTGCCACAGCTCGGGGCGCTCGGCTGATATGCCGAGGATCTGGCCGTTGAGGCCATAGCACGCTGAAGGTCTGGTCAAGCGGGACGCGCCTTTGTGGCATCGGCATGGTGACGGTAGATCTCGACCATGCCGGGAAGGCTGTCGCTGACCACCGGCCTGCCGTCGAGGCAGACCCAGCAATGCGCCGACATGCGCGGCGCCTGCATCGACTTAGGATCGACGCCGAAGCGCAGGTCCGGATCGAAGCCGGCAAGGTGCAGGAAACGATGACCGAGCAGACCCTCTCGCAGGCACCTGCGGTCGCGCATCAGCCAGGGATGGCGGACGGTGCGGTTGACGGCGGCGACGATGTAGGCGGACGGCAAGCCACGATAGGGCTTCGACGAGGTCAGCGGCGCCCATTTGAGCACGTCCTCGAAGCTGCGGTTGGCGACCAGGACCGGCATCAACCGCGCGCTTGCCCATAGGTGGCAGCGAAACATAGCGCGCAGGAGAGGACCGTCGGCCATCAAGCGGTACCTCTAGCCATCAAGCACCTTTACACATCAAGCACCTGGCGCGGCGAGGATACCTTCCGAGACCAGATCCGCGGCCAGTGCCGCGATGTCCTGGTCGAGCGTCCCCTTGTCGACCTCGAACTCCTCGCAAAGCAGGTCGACGATCTGGTCGAGGTTGCGCGCGCCGTCCACCTTGTCGAGAAAGGCTTCGGTCGTGCCGTTGCATGTGTAAAGCTGGCCGCTGCGCGCCAAAAGCACGACGGCGCCATCGCCGACATGCTGGACCGAAGCGTCTTCCGCCATTCGCAGAACCGTTCTAGAGGCAATTTCCATCACGAAACCCACCAAGCCATGCAAGAACCCGGAAATCAGATAGCGCGGTGCCGGGACGCTGTCTATTAGACGATCATGAGGGACCGGCGGGCGGATTCTTGCGGCGATGCGTCCAGTAGGCCTTCGCCAAGTCGCTAAAAACGGCACGGCTGCCTGTTCCCGGCCGGAATCGTCCCAGAAATAGTCGTCAACGCGAGGAGACAAGCAACTGAACCGGTCGGCCCGACCGTTGCTTTTCTTCCCTAGAGTAAGGTAAAACCTGCCTGGGTCTTGGGGAGATTGCGTATGCGTTACAATTGGGAACGGGCTCCGACGAGCTTCGAACGTCACAGAAAAGCGCTGGCGACAGCTCTTTTGATCGCTGGCGGCATTGGCCTCATGCTTGTGGCCCTGCCGATCTAGACAAGCGCGGATCGAATGGATGTCGGCTGTCAGCGCGCCTGACCCTGTCAGCGCGGCTGGCCGGTGACGGCAAGGAAACGGCGATCTCGCCCCTCGAAACCCTGGCTGAAACGCTGCACCAGCACGACAAGCACCGCCGGCTTGCCAGCCGGGGTGAACGCGTAGGATTCCGACAGGCTGTAGGAGGTCGGGCAGTTTCTCGAGCCCGGCACTGCCTTGTCCTCATGCAGGACCTTGAACGGCTTGCCGTCCTGCCCTTGCAGCTCAGCCGGAAGCCGAGCGCCTTGCCGGCCTTTTC is part of the Mesorhizobium loti genome and encodes:
- a CDS encoding serine kinase, which gives rise to MTRPSACYGLNGQILGISAERPELWQDFDRMLAGLRIAEPVEPGFRLEIIETETLDETPHGSLVFDGEVPEDGSCRMIEDGGTIHLVFPGRQTVVINGGEGWAELRIRPGAKAAWTPSMLVLDAALDAGGQHMLHTAGLTLPDHDAVVLIHAPSGTGKTTTSLALATQGFGLCSDDAMIVNVGSGKVVAWGLPRAVKIHQNTAQMIPQVAPCLGQTWDRNGEQPVSLERLAGIVRVENASARPVAALLHLARSADSQTRLIAMAGTDAMVALAVDNVRTGMTGLPPMQKRRLATIAGLVNAVPTFRLEVGARPADAAALIRAALTMRD
- a CDS encoding PqqD family protein, whose amino-acid sequence is MMEIASRTVLRMAEDASVQHVGDGAVVLLARSGQLYTCNGTTEAFLDKVDGARNLDQIVDLLCEEFEVDKGTLDQDIAALAADLVSEGILAAPGA
- a CDS encoding lasso peptide biosynthesis B2 protein, with the protein product MADGPLLRAMFRCHLWASARLMPVLVANRSFEDVLKWAPLTSSKPYRGLPSAYIVAAVNRTVRHPWLMRDRRCLREGLLGHRFLHLAGFDPDLRFGVDPKSMQAPRMSAHCWVCLDGRPVVSDSLPGMVEIYRHHADATKARPA